The following are encoded in a window of Primulina eburnea isolate SZY01 chromosome 4, ASM2296580v1, whole genome shotgun sequence genomic DNA:
- the LOC140830234 gene encoding uncharacterized protein, whose translation MGTLLSHRRRLLCSPADHYESHKLELPGLGNPRAFRELRRLIAEKDPTLLFLSETKMRETNCKHWKIMLGFSGCFMVDCKGKSGGLAMLWKELLNVSIKSFSSGHIDSIIQENGKGWRFTGFYGQSDVSLRHFSWNLLGRLKNMDVYTDLPWLVGGDFNEICYDSEKLGGIRRGASQMQAFRNILELCELQDIYCQDCIEVIKDGWGTHDCSLPVQERIESCKKALQGWATHRFRSIPKQLKLKRAQLNTLRTSSNWNASASQIKELEIETEKLASQEELYWRQRSRSSWLKDGDRNSRYFHATATKRKTQNAIGGLVSSHGDWCSDKVGLADIVLDYYKTLFTANSPSASDMGPVLDVVKPCVDDQMNNILGKTFSESDVRKALFDMHPDKAPGLDGMSPPILPEMLVGSK comes from the exons ATGGGGACTCTGTTGTCTCACCGACGGCGGCTGCTTTGCAGCCCCGCCGATCACTATGAATCTCATAAGCTGGAACTCCCGGGGCTTGGGAACCCCCGTGCATTCCGTGAACTACGGCGTCTTATCGCCGAGAAGGACCCGACTCTCTTATTTTTAAGTGAAACAAAAATGAGGGAGACTAACTGTAAGCATTGGAAGATTATGTTGGGTTTTTCTGGTTGTTTTATGGTTGACTGCAAAGGTAAAAGTGGAGGTCTAGCTATGCTTTGGAAGGAACTGTTAAATGTGTCTATAAAGTCATTCTCTTCGGGCCATATTGATAGCATCATTCAGGAGAATGGGAAGGGTTGGAGATTTACAGGTTTCTATGGCCAATCCGATGTCTCTCTGCGACATTTCTCTTGGAACCTCCTCGGGCGTCTTAAGAATATGGATGTGTATACCGATCTCCCGTGGCTGGTGGGTGGGGACTTCAATGAGATTTGCTATGATAGCGAAAAACTAGGCGGTATCCGACGGGGTGCCTCACAGATGCAAGCTTTCCGAAATATCCTTGAACTATGTGAACTACAAGATATCTATTGTCAAG ACTGCATTGAGGTGATAAAAGATGGCTGGGGTACGCATGATTGCTCCTTGCCTGTCCAAGAGCGTATTGAATCCTGTAAGAAAGCACTTCAAGGCTGGGCCACACATCGCTTTCGAAGCATACCAAAACAACTAAAGCTAAAGCGAGCACAACTGAATACTCTCCGAACTAGCAGTAATTGGAATGCATCTGCCTCCCAGATAAAAGAGTTGGAGATTGAAACTGAGAAACTCGCATCTCAAGAGGAGTTGTATTGGCGGCAACGCAGTAGATCGAGTTGGCTAAAAGACGGTGATCGAAATTCACGATATTTTCATGCGACAGCCACCAAAAGAAAGACACAGAATGCTATAGGTGGCCTAGTTTCATCACATGGAGATTGGTGCTCCGATAAAGTTGGCTTAGCAGACATCGTCTTGGATTACTATAAGACCCTCTTCACAGCAAACTCGCCCTCCGCTTCGGACATGGGACCAGTGTTAGATGTTGTGAAGCCGTGTGTGGATGACCAGATGAATAATATCTTGGGCAAGACCTTTTCAGAATCAGACGTGAGGAAAGCACTCTTTGACATGCACCCAGATAAAGCTCCCGGATTGGATGGTATGTCCCCCCCTATTTTACCAGAAATGTTGGTCGGAAGTAAGTAG
- the LOC140830996 gene encoding uncharacterized CRM domain-containing protein At3g25440, chloroplastic isoform X2, whose translation MAIRFLAYKSQFLKSTFANYLYLLPLFCQSRPILHNTRIFDRSILVAAEKSFHCEMELRRDILAGVSWIHSGRVLTNPEPMVDQSGRNDAFCDDSSQVTEKKRKRPKGKRAMVRWLKFFRYKKKKDYERMTPEERVLYKLMKARRKEERLLEALDKIEPKESSETTHDPEILTPEEHFYYLKMGEKCKNYVPVGRRGIYQGVILNMHLHWKKHQTLKVIVKTFSPEEVKEIAFELARLSGGIVLDIQEENIIIMYRGKNYSQPPTEIMSPRTTLPRKKAFDKSKYRDALRAVKKYIPKLEQDLELLQSQAERRTCTKEKQLAGICNVDSGGDSEGSKRLKELLDKSGEVIGDDVSTIGSGMGSESESLSDIFETDTDHEDEEKEEKPLYLEEFEKFSVRTDEEENFVYHMHQISSNSPQEKPNEKDAELSDLDEVDRLVLRAASLLKKKRN comes from the exons ATGGCGATCAGATTTTTGGCATATAAATCTCAATTCCTCAAAAGTACCTTTGCCAATTATCTCTACCTTTTACCCCTCTTCTGCCAATCCCGCCCCATACTTCATAACACCAG GATATTTGACAGATCCATTTTAGTTGCTGCTGAGAAATCTTTCCACTGTGAAATGGAACTTCGAAGAGACATTCTTGCAGGTGTTTCTTGGATTCATTCGGGTCGAGTTTTGACAAATCCGGAGCCTATGGTGGATCAGAGTGGAAGAAATGATGCTTTCTGTGATGATTCGAGCCAGGTTACAGAGAAGAAGAGGAAAAGACCGAAAGGAAAGCGAGCGATGGTAAGATGGTTGAAGTTTTTTAGGTATAAGAAGAAGAAAGACTATGAAAGGATGACCCCAGAAGAAAGGGTCTTATACAAATTAATGAAG GCTAGGAGAAAAGAGGAGAGATTGCTTGAAGCTCTTGATAAAATTGAGCCCAAGGAATCATCAGAAACTACCCACGACCCAGAAATATTAACCCCCGAAGAGCACTTCTACTATTTGAAGATGGGTGAGAAATGCAAGAATTATGTCCCTGTTGGAAGACGTGGAATCTATCAGGGTGTGATATTGAACATGCACTTACATTGGAAAAAGCACCAGACACTGAAAGTTATAGTGAAGACATTTTCTCCAGAAGAGGTGAAGGAGATTGCTTTCGAGTTAGCAAGACTGAGTGGAGGTATTGTGCTCGATATACAAGAAGAGAACATTATTATTATGTACAGGGGGAAGAACTACTCTCAGCCACCAACAGAGATAATGTCTCCCAGGACAACTCTCCCAAGAAAGAAG GCTTTTGATAAATCCAAATATAGGGATGCTCTGAGAGCAGTAAAAAAGTACATACCAAAACTTGAGCAGGACTTAGAGCTGCTTCAATCGCAGGCTGAAAGGAGAACATGTACCAAGGAAAAGCAATTAGCTGGTATTTGTAATGTTGATTCTGGTGGTGATTCTGAGGGATCAAAGAGACTGAAAGAATTGTTGGATAAAAGTGGCGAAGTTATTGGCGATGATGTGTCAACGATTGGATCTGGCATGGGTTCTGAGTCTGAATCACTGTCAGATATTTTTGAGACAGACACTGACCATGAGGATgaggaaaaagaagaaaaacctCTTTACTTGGAGGAGTTTGAAAAGTTTTCAGTGCGTACTGATGAAGAGGAAAATTTTGTATACCATATGCACCAAATATCTTCCAATTCTCCACAAGAGAAACCAAATGAAAAAGATGCTGAATTGTCGGATCTTGATGAGGTTGACAGATTAGTTTTACGAGCTGCCTCTCTTTTGAAGAAAAAGAGGAACTAG
- the LOC140830996 gene encoding uncharacterized CRM domain-containing protein At3g25440, chloroplastic isoform X1 — MAIRFLAYKSQFLKSTFANYLYLLPLFCQSRPILHNTREMYLYRIFDRSILVAAEKSFHCEMELRRDILAGVSWIHSGRVLTNPEPMVDQSGRNDAFCDDSSQVTEKKRKRPKGKRAMVRWLKFFRYKKKKDYERMTPEERVLYKLMKARRKEERLLEALDKIEPKESSETTHDPEILTPEEHFYYLKMGEKCKNYVPVGRRGIYQGVILNMHLHWKKHQTLKVIVKTFSPEEVKEIAFELARLSGGIVLDIQEENIIIMYRGKNYSQPPTEIMSPRTTLPRKKAFDKSKYRDALRAVKKYIPKLEQDLELLQSQAERRTCTKEKQLAGICNVDSGGDSEGSKRLKELLDKSGEVIGDDVSTIGSGMGSESESLSDIFETDTDHEDEEKEEKPLYLEEFEKFSVRTDEEENFVYHMHQISSNSPQEKPNEKDAELSDLDEVDRLVLRAASLLKKKRN, encoded by the exons ATGGCGATCAGATTTTTGGCATATAAATCTCAATTCCTCAAAAGTACCTTTGCCAATTATCTCTACCTTTTACCCCTCTTCTGCCAATCCCGCCCCATACTTCATAACACCAG GGAGATGTATCTATACAGGATATTTGACAGATCCATTTTAGTTGCTGCTGAGAAATCTTTCCACTGTGAAATGGAACTTCGAAGAGACATTCTTGCAGGTGTTTCTTGGATTCATTCGGGTCGAGTTTTGACAAATCCGGAGCCTATGGTGGATCAGAGTGGAAGAAATGATGCTTTCTGTGATGATTCGAGCCAGGTTACAGAGAAGAAGAGGAAAAGACCGAAAGGAAAGCGAGCGATGGTAAGATGGTTGAAGTTTTTTAGGTATAAGAAGAAGAAAGACTATGAAAGGATGACCCCAGAAGAAAGGGTCTTATACAAATTAATGAAG GCTAGGAGAAAAGAGGAGAGATTGCTTGAAGCTCTTGATAAAATTGAGCCCAAGGAATCATCAGAAACTACCCACGACCCAGAAATATTAACCCCCGAAGAGCACTTCTACTATTTGAAGATGGGTGAGAAATGCAAGAATTATGTCCCTGTTGGAAGACGTGGAATCTATCAGGGTGTGATATTGAACATGCACTTACATTGGAAAAAGCACCAGACACTGAAAGTTATAGTGAAGACATTTTCTCCAGAAGAGGTGAAGGAGATTGCTTTCGAGTTAGCAAGACTGAGTGGAGGTATTGTGCTCGATATACAAGAAGAGAACATTATTATTATGTACAGGGGGAAGAACTACTCTCAGCCACCAACAGAGATAATGTCTCCCAGGACAACTCTCCCAAGAAAGAAG GCTTTTGATAAATCCAAATATAGGGATGCTCTGAGAGCAGTAAAAAAGTACATACCAAAACTTGAGCAGGACTTAGAGCTGCTTCAATCGCAGGCTGAAAGGAGAACATGTACCAAGGAAAAGCAATTAGCTGGTATTTGTAATGTTGATTCTGGTGGTGATTCTGAGGGATCAAAGAGACTGAAAGAATTGTTGGATAAAAGTGGCGAAGTTATTGGCGATGATGTGTCAACGATTGGATCTGGCATGGGTTCTGAGTCTGAATCACTGTCAGATATTTTTGAGACAGACACTGACCATGAGGATgaggaaaaagaagaaaaacctCTTTACTTGGAGGAGTTTGAAAAGTTTTCAGTGCGTACTGATGAAGAGGAAAATTTTGTATACCATATGCACCAAATATCTTCCAATTCTCCACAAGAGAAACCAAATGAAAAAGATGCTGAATTGTCGGATCTTGATGAGGTTGACAGATTAGTTTTACGAGCTGCCTCTCTTTTGAAGAAAAAGAGGAACTAG
- the LOC140829829 gene encoding glutaredoxin-C6-like: MEGVRNNWPLADNGVRLELTSTTNSPLAIDVSESTEMRIQRLISENPLIIFSRSSCCMCHVMKHLLSTIGVYPTVIELEEDEITALIQRETSDDATSDGASGVPALYIGGVCVGGFESLAALHLSNNLVPKLVEVGALRNEFLVS; this comes from the coding sequence ATGGAAGGCGTTCGAAATAACTGGCCGCTAGCAGATAACGGCGTCCGCCTCGAACTCACCTCGACCACCAACTCCCCTCTCGCTATCGACGTCTCCGAATCCACCGAGATGCGCATCCAACGCCTCATCTCTGAAAACCCTCTGATCATCTTCAGCCGATCTTCTTGCTGCATGTGCCATGTCATGAAACATCTCCTCTCCACCATCGGCGTCTACCCCACGGTCATAgagctcgaagaagacgaaATCACCGCCCTCATCCAGCGGGAGACCAGCGATGACGCGACCTCAGACGGCGCGAGCGGGGTCCCGGCGTTGTACATAGGCGGCGTGTGTGTTGGTGGCTTCGAGAGTCTGGCTGCTTTACATTTGAGTAATAATCTTGTCCCCAAGCTTGTCGAAGTTGGTGCTCTTAGAAATGAATTCTTAGTCAGCTAG